A genomic window from Sanguibacter antarcticus includes:
- a CDS encoding DUF3710 domain-containing protein encodes MALFRRSPKAAAADGPDASDAAVDTAPASHQGPWDVSEVPERGARIDLGSLWVPGVQGMEVRMEVDEKTQRVTGVGIALNGSALQIQAFAAPRREGIWDEIRAEIAESVVKQGGSVDDVPGTFGRELLARLPARTPDGRTGHRPARFIGFDGPRWFLRGVVSGRAAIDVEAALELEAVFGGTVVLRGDDARPPRDLLALALPGGAAPAATTPSEPTLDPLTRGPEITEIH; translated from the coding sequence GTGGCTCTGTTTCGACGCAGTCCCAAGGCAGCGGCTGCAGACGGTCCCGACGCGAGCGACGCAGCCGTCGACACGGCTCCCGCCTCGCACCAGGGCCCGTGGGACGTCTCTGAGGTGCCCGAGCGCGGTGCGCGGATCGACCTCGGCTCGCTCTGGGTTCCTGGTGTCCAGGGCATGGAGGTGCGCATGGAGGTCGACGAGAAGACCCAGCGCGTGACAGGCGTCGGTATCGCGCTCAACGGGTCGGCTCTCCAGATCCAGGCCTTTGCCGCACCACGTCGTGAGGGCATCTGGGACGAGATCCGGGCCGAGATCGCGGAGTCTGTCGTCAAGCAGGGCGGCTCGGTCGACGACGTCCCTGGGACGTTCGGTCGTGAGCTTCTCGCCCGCCTTCCCGCGCGGACCCCGGACGGGCGCACAGGCCACCGACCAGCACGGTTCATCGGGTTCGACGGCCCTCGGTGGTTCTTGCGCGGTGTCGTCAGCGGCCGGGCAGCGATCGACGTGGAGGCGGCCCTCGAGCTCGAGGCCGTCTTCGGTGGGACGGTCGTCCTCCGCGGTGACGATGCCCGGCCCCCGCGTGACCTCCTCGCGCTCGCTCTTCCCGGTGGAGCCGCCCCTGCCGCCACGACCCCCAGCGAGCCGACGCTCGACCCGTTGACACGTGGTCCAGAGATCACCGAGATCCACTGA
- a CDS encoding OB-fold nucleic acid binding domain-containing protein: MNIKTAMHSMLASQEEIAADEERSDSSAQVGCTSVATAGNRERVVVSGVVRSVILRPRQGVPALEAELFDGSASVDLVWLGRRRIAGIEPGRRIRAEGLVCLMGGRPMIYNPRYELRARPGE, encoded by the coding sequence ATGAACATCAAGACCGCCATGCACTCCATGCTTGCGTCGCAAGAGGAGATCGCTGCGGACGAGGAGCGTTCGGACTCCTCGGCACAGGTGGGCTGCACCTCTGTCGCGACTGCTGGGAACCGCGAACGCGTGGTCGTCTCCGGAGTCGTTCGGTCCGTGATCCTGCGCCCGCGTCAGGGCGTCCCCGCGCTCGAGGCAGAGCTGTTCGACGGCTCGGCCAGCGTCGACCTCGTCTGGCTCGGTCGTCGTCGTATCGCGGGCATCGAGCCTGGTCGTCGGATCCGTGCTGAGGGTCTCGTGTGCTTGATGGGCGGTCGCCCGATGATCTACAACCCGCGGTACGAGCTGCGCGCTCGGCCGGGAGAGTGA
- a CDS encoding potassium channel family protein, with protein MRVVIAGAGSVGRSIARELLANDHDVTLIDRQPTAMRVAQVPDADWLLADACELPTLTEAKVDECDVIVAATGDDKANLVISLLAKTEYGVPRTVARVNNPKNEWMFDESWGVDVAVSTPRIMTAMVEEAVSIGDLVKIFTFHQSGAGILEITLPEDSPLTGHRVGQIVWPTDTVLAAIVRGTLPIAPSADDTLEVGDELLIVAGPEASELALQAMLVGAPGPTSPTAPDPTTGSPSPAAQSPASPPGA; from the coding sequence ATGCGCGTCGTCATCGCCGGAGCCGGCTCGGTCGGTCGGTCCATCGCTCGTGAGCTGCTCGCGAACGACCACGACGTCACGCTCATCGACCGGCAGCCGACCGCTATGCGCGTCGCCCAGGTCCCCGACGCCGACTGGTTGCTCGCCGACGCGTGCGAGCTCCCGACCCTCACCGAGGCCAAGGTCGACGAGTGCGACGTCATCGTCGCCGCCACCGGTGACGACAAGGCGAACCTCGTCATCTCGCTGCTGGCCAAGACGGAGTACGGCGTCCCACGGACGGTCGCCCGGGTGAACAACCCCAAGAACGAGTGGATGTTCGACGAGTCGTGGGGCGTCGACGTCGCTGTCTCGACGCCGCGGATCATGACCGCGATGGTCGAAGAGGCCGTCTCGATCGGCGACCTCGTGAAGATCTTCACGTTCCACCAGTCCGGTGCTGGGATCCTCGAGATCACTCTCCCGGAGGACTCCCCCCTCACCGGGCACCGGGTCGGTCAGATCGTCTGGCCCACGGACACCGTGCTCGCGGCGATCGTCCGCGGCACCCTGCCGATCGCGCCCAGCGCCGACGACACCCTCGAGGTCGGCGACGAGCTGCTCATCGTCGCGGGGCCGGAAGCGTCTGAGCTGGCGCTGCAGGCGATGCTGGTCGGCGCACCAGGACCCACGTCCCCCACAGCACCAGACCCCACAACGGGATCCCCATCACCAGCCGCGCAGTCCCCAGCCAGCCCACCTGGTGCATGA